In one Erythrobacteraceae bacterium WH01K genomic region, the following are encoded:
- a CDS encoding DUF559 domain-containing protein, translating into MTERKTLQIRDSSETADAAPALKKKGRGWEISEKRLDALHERARELRRHSSPAHKALAKRFTEADMGPFTFTRHAVVGSAIVDFNCHKLGMAIIIDEPDQNETLAKRRDKSLESVGIRVMRITAEDILENMDKVLERITLGMRMRIGDRKQARREHDARNPRQTRPRYDRDGNGPPRGGAPRGRTHGSDRGRG; encoded by the coding sequence ATGACTGAACGCAAGACCCTTCAGATTCGCGATTCATCCGAGACCGCCGACGCCGCGCCCGCGCTCAAGAAGAAGGGCCGTGGGTGGGAGATTTCGGAGAAGCGGCTCGATGCGCTGCATGAACGGGCGCGCGAATTGCGGCGGCATTCCTCGCCGGCGCACAAGGCGCTGGCGAAGCGTTTCACCGAGGCCGACATGGGCCCCTTCACCTTCACGCGGCATGCCGTGGTCGGCAGCGCGATCGTCGATTTCAACTGCCACAAACTCGGCATGGCGATCATCATCGACGAGCCGGACCAGAACGAAACCCTCGCCAAACGGCGCGACAAGAGTCTCGAATCCGTCGGTATCCGCGTCATGCGGATCACGGCGGAGGACATTCTCGAAAACATGGACAAGGTGCTGGAGCGCATCACGCTCGGCATGAGAATGCGGATCGGCGACCGCAAACAGGCCCGCCGCGAACACGACGCCAGGAACCCGCGCCAGACCAGGCCGCGCTACGACCGCGACGGCAATGGCCCGCCCCGTGGAGGCGCACCGCGCGGCAGGACACATGGCAGTGACCGGGGCCGTGGATGA
- a CDS encoding PAS domain-containing protein: MARQDDTKGELKSSNQAHRAIVSRGDRAETFGGATGLLFEQAMAQTRMAVCLTDPRIEDDPIVFCNEAFEQLTGYSSDEVVGRNCRFLQGPDTDPGQVAKIREALKSESVVVVELLNYRKDGSTFWNTLHLGPIYNAEGELIYFFGSQWDVTDIHQSRAEEKHAKAIAREISHRMKNIFAVVGGIVNITGRSMDAREVSRKINERVQALGRSYEPTLDDAALGTIHVGQAIRSVLAPYDPEADRIVFEGNGVRTEPNAISAIGLALHELAANATKYGALSNTAGTVTVRWHHAEDADAGPALELEWIEAGGPPVDGPPPARGTGFDIAETLLKFAQGTMHKDWDPAGLRVRIAVPMQPTAGAAE, translated from the coding sequence GTGGCGCGGCAGGACGATACGAAGGGCGAATTGAAATCGTCCAACCAGGCCCACCGCGCGATCGTTTCGCGAGGCGACCGCGCCGAAACCTTCGGCGGCGCCACCGGCCTGCTGTTCGAACAGGCCATGGCGCAGACCCGCATGGCGGTGTGCCTGACGGACCCCCGGATCGAGGACGATCCCATCGTCTTCTGCAACGAAGCGTTCGAACAGCTCACCGGTTACAGCAGCGACGAAGTCGTCGGGCGCAACTGCCGGTTCCTGCAGGGGCCGGATACCGATCCCGGTCAGGTCGCGAAGATCCGCGAGGCGCTGAAAAGTGAAAGCGTCGTCGTCGTCGAACTGCTCAATTACCGGAAAGACGGCAGCACCTTCTGGAACACGCTGCATCTCGGCCCGATCTACAATGCCGAGGGCGAGCTTATCTATTTCTTCGGCAGCCAGTGGGACGTGACCGACATCCACCAGTCGCGCGCAGAGGAAAAACACGCAAAGGCCATTGCCCGCGAAATCTCGCACCGGATGAAGAACATCTTTGCCGTCGTCGGAGGCATCGTGAACATCACGGGGCGTTCGATGGATGCCCGCGAGGTATCGCGCAAGATCAACGAACGCGTACAGGCGCTAGGCCGGTCCTACGAACCCACACTGGACGATGCGGCGCTGGGCACGATCCATGTCGGGCAGGCGATCCGGTCGGTGCTGGCGCCCTACGACCCCGAAGCCGACCGCATCGTGTTCGAAGGGAACGGCGTCCGCACGGAGCCCAATGCCATTTCGGCGATCGGCCTCGCCCTGCACGAACTGGCGGCCAATGCGACGAAATACGGGGCGCTTTCCAACACCGCCGGAACCGTAACGGTCCGCTGGCATCATGCAGAGGATGCCGATGCCGGGCCCGCGCTGGAACTGGAATGGATCGAGGCGGGCGGCCCCCCGGTCGATGGTCCGCCGCCTGCACGCGGAACCGGCTTCGACATTGCCGAGACGCTACTGAAATTCGCGCAAGGGACCATGCACAAGGATTGGGACCCGGCCGGCCTGCGCGTGCGAATCGCGGTTCCCATGCAGCCAACGGCAGGGGCAGCGGAATGA
- the sufC gene encoding Fe-S cluster assembly ATPase SufC: MLKIENLSAEIDGKQILDGLTLEVPAGEVHAIMGPNGAGKSTLAYVLGGRPGYEVTGGSVTFNGQDLLDLEPHERASAGLFLGFQYPVEIPGVSNVQFLREALNAQRKARGEEALTGGEFLKLAKDKAGLLKLDMEMLKRNVNVGFSGGEKKRAEMVQMGILDPAFAVLDETDSGLDIDALRVVGDGINAIMRDPAKGVLLITHYQRLLDVVQPDKVSILAQGRIVQTGGPELAQRLEAEGYDAVMADA, translated from the coding sequence ATGCTGAAAATCGAAAACCTTTCCGCCGAGATTGACGGTAAGCAGATCCTCGACGGGCTCACGCTCGAAGTGCCTGCGGGCGAGGTCCATGCGATCATGGGCCCGAACGGCGCCGGCAAATCGACGCTCGCCTATGTGCTGGGCGGGCGCCCCGGTTACGAAGTGACCGGCGGCAGCGTGACGTTCAACGGACAGGACCTGCTGGACCTCGAACCGCACGAGCGCGCCTCGGCGGGCCTGTTCCTCGGCTTCCAGTACCCGGTCGAGATTCCGGGCGTTTCCAACGTCCAGTTCCTGCGCGAGGCGCTGAACGCCCAGCGCAAGGCGCGGGGCGAGGAAGCCCTGACCGGCGGCGAATTCCTGAAACTGGCGAAGGACAAGGCCGGGCTGCTGAAGCTCGACATGGAAATGCTCAAGCGCAACGTGAATGTCGGCTTCTCCGGCGGCGAGAAGAAGCGCGCCGAGATGGTCCAGATGGGCATCCTCGACCCGGCATTCGCCGTGCTGGACGAGACCGACAGCGGCCTCGACATCGATGCGCTGCGCGTGGTCGGCGACGGGATCAATGCGATCATGCGCGACCCTGCCAAGGGCGTGCTTCTGATTACCCATTACCAGCGCCTGCTCGACGTGGTGCAGCCGGACAAGGTGTCGATCCTGGCGCAGGGCCGGATCGTCCAGACCGGTGGGCCGGAACTGGCGCAGCGTCTGGAGGCCGAGGGTTACGATGCGGTGATGGCAGATGCCTGA
- a CDS encoding SUF system Fe-S cluster assembly regulator, which yields MRLSNLADYAIVTMCAATRHCGGGRVSAGELAQETGLPAPTVQKVVSKLSGAGLLRSVRGAGGGLQLARPAAAITVADIVEAVEGPIALTACVDGSDCVVGDTCAVKPHWPTINNALRGALADIPLTQLAQAHQTATKELA from the coding sequence ATGCGCCTTTCCAACCTCGCCGATTATGCCATCGTCACGATGTGCGCCGCGACCCGCCATTGCGGCGGCGGACGCGTGTCGGCGGGCGAACTGGCTCAGGAAACCGGCCTTCCGGCCCCGACCGTGCAGAAAGTCGTCAGCAAGCTGTCGGGCGCGGGATTGCTGCGCTCGGTCCGCGGGGCCGGCGGCGGGTTGCAACTGGCCCGCCCGGCGGCGGCGATTACCGTTGCCGACATCGTCGAGGCGGTCGAAGGGCCCATCGCGCTCACCGCATGCGTCGATGGATCGGACTGCGTCGTTGGCGACACCTGCGCGGTGAAGCCGCACTGGCCCACGATAAACAATGCACTGCGCGGCGCGCTGGCGGACATCCCGCTGACACAGCTTGCGCAGGCTCACCAGACAGCCACGAAAGAACTGGCATGA
- a CDS encoding AraC family transcriptional regulator — MPAYSPQLMLFGGGAVSSDFPSGTQGPVEGGFFVAQLDQATPFHVHGPAEMVGVSLNVKGWAALTGQPVNLTTNRMLPLAGTFADGDAAAAAADIAGLLGRGDIDRPQAASQIASVLGGALRKLDPGHDQFIDRMLEWLGNSFNPAIEDLQETLPMSPRTVQRLANRYFGRPPIALAKRYRAVQAATMLSMPDLPDAIVTEIYDSFYDQAHLIKDLRRYTGRTPKRLGGDTETLGEKTLDVRGYGNAALFDRIAEEEAKAKA; from the coding sequence ATGCCGGCCTATTCGCCGCAGCTGATGCTGTTCGGGGGCGGTGCGGTCTCTTCCGATTTCCCGTCGGGCACGCAGGGGCCGGTCGAAGGCGGCTTCTTCGTTGCGCAATTGGACCAGGCGACGCCGTTCCATGTGCATGGTCCAGCGGAAATGGTGGGCGTCTCGCTCAACGTGAAGGGCTGGGCCGCGCTTACCGGGCAGCCCGTAAATCTCACGACGAACCGGATGCTGCCGCTCGCGGGCACGTTTGCGGATGGCGACGCCGCTGCGGCCGCGGCGGATATTGCCGGGCTTCTGGGGCGCGGGGATATCGACCGACCTCAGGCGGCCTCCCAAATTGCGTCGGTCCTCGGCGGCGCGTTGAGGAAACTCGATCCGGGGCATGACCAATTCATCGACCGCATGCTGGAATGGCTCGGTAATTCCTTCAATCCGGCGATCGAAGACCTGCAGGAAACCCTCCCCATGTCGCCGCGCACGGTGCAGCGGCTGGCCAACCGGTATTTCGGACGCCCCCCGATCGCCCTGGCCAAGCGTTACCGCGCGGTTCAGGCAGCGACCATGCTGTCGATGCCCGACCTGCCCGACGCGATCGTGACCGAGATCTACGATTCCTTCTACGACCAGGCCCACTTGATCAAGGATCTGCGGCGCTATACCGGCCGCACGCCGAAGCGACTCGGCGGGGATACCGAGACCCTGGGCGAAAAGACGCTCGATGTCCGGGGTTACGGCAATGCGGCCCTGTTCGACCGGATTGCGGAAGAAGAAGCAAAGGCGAAGGCGTAA
- a CDS encoding adenosine kinase produces MSDPKFDVVAIGNAIVDILAPCEDATIEQLGLARGGMSLVDAEGADRLYDAMGPATEKSGGSAANTLAGLAALGTKCAFIGQVADDQFGKVFAHDIRSAGIAFDTPAREEEPPTGRCLIFVTPDGERTMNTFLGAGQFLPAGALDEDLIASGAILYLEGYLWDPEEPRKAMRRAIDVARGAGRKVAFTASESFVIDRHGDDFRAMIADGVIDILFVNESELATLTGEDDFEAGLDRLSGDVPVLVATKGEHGAVAIAGRTRADVAAQPVDKVVDTTGAGDQFAAGFLSGHAAGMDLETCLKRGAIAAAEVISHIGPRPETDMKALMEKHLG; encoded by the coding sequence ATGTCCGACCCCAAATTCGACGTCGTCGCGATCGGCAATGCCATCGTCGACATCCTTGCGCCCTGCGAGGATGCGACCATCGAGCAGCTTGGCCTTGCCCGTGGCGGCATGTCGCTGGTCGATGCGGAAGGCGCGGACAGGCTGTATGACGCGATGGGCCCGGCGACCGAGAAATCGGGCGGCAGTGCGGCCAATACGCTGGCGGGCCTTGCGGCGCTCGGCACGAAATGCGCCTTTATCGGGCAGGTGGCCGACGACCAGTTCGGCAAGGTCTTTGCCCACGACATCCGTTCTGCGGGCATCGCTTTCGATACGCCGGCGCGCGAGGAAGAACCGCCGACGGGACGCTGCCTGATCTTCGTGACGCCCGACGGGGAGCGGACGATGAACACCTTTCTGGGTGCAGGACAGTTCCTGCCCGCAGGTGCGCTGGACGAGGACCTGATCGCGAGCGGCGCGATCCTCTATCTCGAAGGCTATCTCTGGGATCCCGAAGAACCGCGCAAGGCCATGCGGCGCGCCATCGACGTCGCCCGCGGCGCGGGGCGCAAGGTCGCCTTCACCGCCAGCGAGAGCTTCGTCATCGACCGCCATGGCGACGATTTCCGCGCGATGATCGCCGACGGCGTGATCGACATCCTGTTCGTCAACGAAAGCGAGCTGGCCACGCTGACGGGCGAGGATGATTTCGAGGCAGGCCTCGACCGCCTGTCGGGCGATGTCCCGGTGCTGGTCGCGACGAAGGGCGAGCACGGGGCTGTCGCCATCGCTGGCCGAACCCGCGCCGACGTCGCGGCGCAGCCGGTCGACAAGGTGGTCGACACCACCGGTGCGGGCGACCAGTTCGCCGCCGGTTTCCTCTCCGGCCATGCAGCGGGCATGGACCTCGAGACCTGTCTCAAGCGCGGAGCGATCGCGGCGGCCGAAGTCATCAGCCATATCGGCCCGCGTCCCGAAACCGACATGAAGGCCCTGATGGAAAAGCACCTCGGCTAG
- a CDS encoding SufS family cysteine desulfurase: protein MNEAVTLSRKADFPGLVTAEGKPWHYLDTAATAQKPRAVIDAMSRALGADYATVHRGVYGRSAQMTLGYEAARRRVAGFVGAKNENEIVFVRGATEGINLVANSWGRANLREGDRIMLSQLEHHSNIVPWQIVAQETGAKIDVCPLTEDGLIDLDWLEANLTRAHKLVALAHVSNVLGSVLGAKRAAKAAHAVGAKLLLDGCQSAPRMRLAMDELGCDFFVLSAHKLYGPTGIGVLWAREEILEEMPPWHGGGAMIDKVTFEKSTYAPPPQRFEAGTPMITEAIALHAAIDYVEEVAGEAGMQGLFAHEADLAARTREALSRINSVRVLGPEQSAGIVSFVMEGVHPHDLGTILDEENVAIRAGHHCCQPLMDHLGVPATARASFGLYSDDSDIEALLRGIERTQKIFG from the coding sequence GTGAACGAGGCCGTCACCCTTTCCCGCAAGGCGGATTTCCCGGGCCTCGTCACGGCCGAGGGCAAGCCCTGGCATTATCTCGACACGGCTGCCACGGCACAGAAACCCCGCGCGGTGATCGACGCGATGAGCCGGGCACTGGGCGCGGATTACGCCACCGTCCACCGCGGCGTCTATGGCCGCAGCGCGCAGATGACGCTGGGTTACGAAGCGGCGCGGCGCAGGGTTGCGGGGTTCGTCGGGGCGAAGAACGAGAACGAGATCGTCTTCGTGCGCGGTGCGACCGAAGGCATCAACCTCGTGGCGAATAGCTGGGGCCGGGCGAACTTGCGCGAAGGCGACCGCATCATGCTGTCGCAGCTGGAGCATCACTCCAACATCGTGCCGTGGCAGATCGTGGCGCAGGAAACCGGCGCGAAGATCGATGTGTGTCCCCTGACCGAAGACGGTCTGATCGATCTGGACTGGCTGGAGGCCAACCTGACGCGCGCGCACAAGCTGGTCGCCTTGGCCCATGTGTCCAACGTCCTCGGTTCCGTTCTGGGCGCCAAGCGCGCTGCGAAGGCCGCCCATGCGGTGGGCGCGAAGCTGCTGCTGGACGGCTGCCAGAGCGCGCCGCGCATGCGGCTCGCCATGGACGAGCTGGGGTGCGATTTCTTCGTGCTGTCCGCTCACAAGCTTTACGGGCCGACCGGCATCGGCGTGCTGTGGGCGCGCGAGGAGATACTGGAAGAAATGCCGCCCTGGCACGGCGGCGGCGCGATGATCGACAAGGTCACGTTCGAGAAATCGACCTATGCCCCGCCGCCCCAGCGGTTCGAGGCGGGCACGCCGATGATTACCGAGGCCATCGCGCTGCATGCTGCCATCGACTATGTCGAAGAGGTGGCCGGCGAGGCGGGCATGCAGGGGCTTTTCGCGCACGAGGCCGATCTGGCAGCGAGGACTCGCGAGGCGCTTTCGCGGATCAATTCGGTCCGCGTCCTGGGACCGGAGCAGAGCGCGGGGATCGTCTCTTTCGTGATGGAGGGGGTTCACCCGCACGATCTGGGCACCATATTGGATGAAGAGAACGTCGCGATCCGCGCCGGGCACCATTGCTGCCAGCCGCTGATGGACCATCTCGGCGTTCCCGCAACTGCGCGGGCGAGCTTCGGACTCTACAGCGACGACAGCGATATCGAGGCCCTGCTGCGCGGTATCGAGCGAACACAGAAGATTTTCGGCTAG
- the sufB gene encoding Fe-S cluster assembly protein SufB, with product MTDTLDLQDQPLQDQAAHDAAAKAADYEHGWSSEIDTEFAEKGLTEDTVRFISAKKGEPEWMLDWRLKAFRLWQEMEEPNWAKLGYPEIDYQDAYYYAAPKKKPELESLDELDPAIRETYEKLGIPIAEQEVLAGVKGARKVAVDAVFDSVSVATTFREELSKAGVIFLSISEAIKEHPELVKKWLGKVVPQRDNYFATLNSAVFSDGTFVYIPEGVRCPMELSTYFRINAENTGQFERTLIVAEKGSYVSYLEGCTAPMRDENQLHAAVVELVALEDAEIKYSTVQNWYPGDAEGKGGIYNFVTKRALCQGDRSKVSWTQVETGSAVTWKYPSCVLNGRDSVGEFYSVAVTNNHQQADTGTKMIHNAPGTRSTIISKGISAGKSNNTYRGLVRVSPNAEGVRNRTECDSLLIGDQCGAHTVPYIEVKNPSAQIEHEATTSKVSDDQLFYAQQRGLDEEEAMALIVNGFAKEVLKELPMEFAVEAQKLLAISLEGSVG from the coding sequence ATGACCGATACTCTCGACCTACAGGACCAGCCTTTACAGGACCAGGCCGCCCACGATGCCGCCGCAAAGGCCGCCGACTACGAACACGGCTGGTCGAGCGAGATCGACACCGAGTTCGCCGAGAAGGGCCTGACCGAAGACACCGTCCGGTTTATCAGCGCCAAGAAGGGCGAGCCCGAATGGATGCTCGACTGGCGGCTCAAGGCCTTCCGCCTGTGGCAGGAGATGGAGGAGCCGAACTGGGCCAAGCTCGGCTATCCGGAAATCGACTATCAGGACGCCTATTACTACGCCGCGCCGAAGAAGAAGCCGGAGCTGGAAAGCCTCGACGAACTCGATCCGGCGATCCGTGAAACCTACGAGAAACTGGGCATTCCGATTGCCGAGCAGGAAGTGCTCGCCGGGGTGAAGGGCGCGCGCAAGGTCGCGGTGGATGCGGTGTTCGACAGCGTCAGCGTCGCCACGACCTTCCGCGAGGAGCTGAGCAAGGCCGGCGTCATCTTCCTGTCGATCAGCGAGGCGATCAAGGAGCATCCCGAGCTGGTGAAGAAGTGGCTCGGCAAGGTCGTGCCGCAGCGCGACAACTATTTCGCCACGCTCAACAGCGCGGTCTTTTCCGACGGCACCTTCGTCTACATCCCCGAGGGCGTGCGCTGCCCGATGGAGCTTTCGACCTATTTCCGCATAAATGCGGAGAACACCGGCCAGTTCGAACGCACGCTGATCGTCGCCGAGAAGGGCTCTTACGTCAGCTATCTCGAAGGCTGCACCGCCCCGATGCGCGACGAGAACCAGCTTCACGCTGCTGTTGTCGAGCTGGTCGCGCTGGAAGATGCCGAGATCAAGTATTCGACCGTCCAGAACTGGTATCCCGGCGATGCCGAGGGCAAGGGCGGAATCTACAATTTCGTGACCAAACGCGCGCTGTGCCAAGGCGACCGGAGCAAGGTCAGCTGGACGCAGGTCGAAACCGGCAGCGCGGTGACGTGGAAATATCCCTCGTGCGTGCTCAACGGGCGCGACAGCGTGGGCGAATTCTACTCCGTCGCCGTCACCAACAATCACCAGCAGGCCGATACCGGGACCAAGATGATCCACAACGCGCCCGGCACGCGCAGCACGATCATTTCCAAAGGGATCAGCGCGGGCAAGTCGAACAACACCTATCGCGGCCTGGTGCGCGTCAGCCCCAATGCCGAGGGCGTGCGCAACCGCACCGAATGCGACTCGCTGCTGATCGGCGACCAGTGCGGCGCGCACACCGTGCCCTATATCGAGGTGAAGAACCCCAGCGCCCAGATCGAGCACGAGGCAACCACCAGCAAGGTGAGCGACGACCAGCTGTTCTATGCCCAGCAGCGCGGGCTGGACGAGGAAGAGGCGATGGCGCTGATCGTCAACGGCTTCGCGAAAGAGGTGCTCAAAGAGCTGCCAATGGAGTTTGCCGTCGAGGCCCAGAAGCTGCTGGCGATCTCGCTCGAGGGGAGCGTGGGGTGA
- a CDS encoding iron-sulfur cluster assembly accessory protein: MAQSTLRERPAAVILTPAAEQRVADLMAKAPDDAIGVKLSTPRRGCSGLAYSVDYVTEEASLDEKIETPGGVFYIDSASVLYLIGSTMDWVEDDFTAGFVFENPNAKGACGCGESFMV, encoded by the coding sequence ATGGCGCAAAGCACCCTTCGCGAACGCCCCGCAGCTGTCATCCTCACGCCCGCTGCCGAGCAGCGTGTGGCCGACCTCATGGCCAAGGCCCCCGACGATGCGATCGGCGTCAAACTCTCGACGCCGCGCCGCGGCTGCTCGGGCCTCGCCTATTCGGTCGATTACGTGACCGAAGAAGCCAGCTTGGACGAGAAGATCGAGACGCCCGGCGGCGTGTTCTACATCGACAGTGCCAGCGTGCTCTACCTGATCGGCAGCACGATGGACTGGGTTGAAGACGACTTCACCGCCGGTTTCGTGTTCGAGAACCCGAATGCCAAGGGCGCGTGTGGCTGCGGCGAAAGCTTCATGGTCTGA
- a CDS encoding SUF system Fe-S cluster assembly protein encodes MSEDNADKKDFVAAPSPTEQVLTEAPPKPPRARVDDAVEPAAETPKQTMERKRDYLEGFLQKKPEEAGPGGAGGPLQEAVIAALKEIYDPEIPVNIYDLGLIYGVEVDDESDVTVTMTLTTPHCPVAETMPGEVELRAASVPGVRDAEVNLVWDPPWGPDKMTDEARLELGML; translated from the coding sequence ATGAGCGAAGACAACGCTGACAAGAAGGATTTCGTCGCGGCCCCGTCGCCGACGGAACAGGTTCTGACCGAGGCACCACCCAAGCCTCCGCGCGCCCGCGTGGACGATGCGGTGGAGCCTGCTGCGGAAACGCCGAAACAGACCATGGAGCGCAAGCGGGACTACCTTGAAGGGTTTCTCCAGAAGAAACCGGAAGAGGCCGGTCCGGGCGGCGCCGGCGGACCCTTGCAGGAAGCCGTGATCGCCGCGCTGAAGGAAATCTACGATCCGGAAATCCCGGTGAACATCTACGATCTGGGCCTGATCTACGGCGTAGAGGTCGATGACGAGAGCGATGTCACGGTCACGATGACCCTGACCACGCCGCATTGCCCGGTCGCGGAAACCATGCCGGGCGAAGTCGAGCTGCGCGCGGCCAGCGTGCCGGGCGTACGCGATGCCGAGGTCAATCTCGTCTGGGACCCGCCATGGGGTCCGGACAAGATGACCGACGAGGCGCGGCTCGAACTGGGGATGCTGTGA
- a CDS encoding response regulator encodes MKYLVLEDEPLIAMDLQFALEDAGYEAVTASNNAQALSLIEQGGVAGAILDVSLGPNETCYETADRLQDAGIPFLLHTGDLNRIGEHLREMNAPVLEKPRPADDVIGALLGMEEQRKAG; translated from the coding sequence ATGAAATACCTCGTCCTGGAAGACGAGCCGCTGATTGCCATGGACCTCCAGTTCGCGCTGGAGGACGCAGGCTACGAGGCCGTCACCGCGTCGAACAACGCGCAGGCGCTTTCTCTGATCGAGCAAGGCGGCGTTGCAGGGGCCATCCTGGATGTCAGCCTCGGCCCGAACGAGACGTGCTACGAAACGGCGGACCGGCTTCAGGATGCAGGCATCCCGTTCCTGCTGCATACCGGCGACCTAAACCGCATCGGCGAACACCTGCGCGAAATGAACGCTCCGGTGCTGGAGAAGCCCCGGCCTGCCGACGATGTCATCGGCGCGCTGCTCGGCATGGAAGAACAGCGCAAGGCCGGCTGA
- a CDS encoding EI24 domain-containing protein, which produces MALPGMSLPAALGRAAGQLADPAILRVLVKSVIVTIVMFAALGIGSFALLQAFIEQWTGDMSEEIAALAAVLAIGIGGWLLFRIVALAVIQFYAEDIVRAVEARFYPEAERTARPVPLRESIGESARSAFRALAVNLLALPLALVLLVTGVGTVALFWVINAWLLGRELQDLAWVRHRLDRADIPPLGGGTRFLLGGAIAALLTVPFANLLAPVIGAAAATHLVQSKVRRNPPPDA; this is translated from the coding sequence ATGGCGTTACCTGGCATGTCCCTTCCCGCAGCACTCGGCCGCGCCGCCGGACAATTGGCGGACCCCGCCATCCTGCGCGTGCTCGTCAAATCGGTGATCGTCACGATCGTGATGTTCGCGGCCCTGGGCATCGGCAGCTTCGCATTGCTCCAGGCCTTTATCGAGCAATGGACCGGCGACATGAGCGAGGAAATCGCCGCGCTCGCCGCCGTGCTGGCCATCGGTATCGGCGGCTGGCTTCTGTTCCGCATCGTCGCCCTCGCGGTGATCCAGTTCTACGCGGAAGACATCGTCCGCGCTGTCGAGGCGCGTTTCTATCCCGAGGCGGAGCGAACGGCCCGCCCCGTGCCGCTGCGCGAAAGCATCGGCGAAAGCGCTCGTTCCGCCTTCAGGGCGCTGGCCGTCAACCTGTTGGCCCTGCCCCTCGCGCTGGTCCTGCTGGTCACGGGCGTTGGCACGGTCGCCCTGTTCTGGGTGATCAATGCGTGGTTGCTGGGCCGCGAACTCCAGGATCTGGCATGGGTGCGCCACCGCCTCGACCGGGCCGATATCCCGCCCCTTGGCGGCGGAACGCGCTTTCTCCTCGGCGGGGCGATTGCCGCTCTGCTCACCGTGCCTTTCGCAAACCTGCTGGCGCCTGTAATCGGGGCGGCGGCCGCAACCCATCTCGTCCAGTCGAAAGTTCGCAGGAATCCTCCTCCCGATGCGTAA
- a CDS encoding SufD family Fe-S cluster assembly protein has product MPEATSFPTRKDEAWRYSDTDALASLDLGTFDDWSDIDVPAGETRREIVTIAEPDDGTQLRRLRVKIGEGARFELFGVIAAAQLGRVELVVHLERGAHFEMGGITVGGRDTTREFVSHVVHAHPEATSNQTVRAVHWGQGTGNFLGRIDVVRDAQKTDAAQDFKGLLLEKGASVNAVPQLEIFADDVQCAHGATVGQLDENARFYMAARGLSPELSRRLLVQAFLGDAMAGLGDEDEAEALLRIALDKLDAHL; this is encoded by the coding sequence ATGCCTGAGGCAACGTCTTTCCCCACACGCAAGGACGAGGCGTGGCGGTATTCCGATACCGATGCACTTGCTTCGCTCGATCTCGGCACGTTCGACGACTGGAGCGACATCGACGTTCCGGCAGGCGAGACGCGGCGCGAAATCGTCACCATTGCAGAGCCGGATGACGGTACGCAGCTTCGCCGCCTGCGCGTGAAGATCGGCGAGGGCGCCCGGTTCGAACTGTTCGGCGTAATTGCAGCGGCGCAGCTGGGCCGCGTCGAACTGGTCGTGCACCTGGAACGCGGGGCGCATTTCGAGATGGGCGGCATCACGGTCGGCGGGCGCGACACCACGCGCGAATTCGTCAGCCACGTCGTTCACGCTCATCCCGAAGCCACCAGCAACCAGACCGTGCGCGCCGTCCATTGGGGCCAGGGCACGGGCAATTTCCTCGGCCGGATCGACGTCGTGCGCGATGCGCAGAAGACCGATGCGGCGCAGGATTTCAAGGGCCTGCTGCTGGAAAAGGGCGCGAGCGTGAACGCCGTGCCACAGCTCGAAATCTTTGCCGACGACGTGCAGTGCGCGCATGGTGCCACCGTGGGCCAGCTGGACGAGAACGCGCGTTTCTACATGGCGGCGCGCGGCCTATCGCCCGAACTGTCGCGCCGTCTTCTGGTTCAGGCGTTCCTCGGCGATGCGATGGCGGGGCTGGGCGACGAGGACGAGGCGGAAGCCCTGCTCCGCATCGCACTGGACAAGCTGGACGCGCATCTGTGA